A region from the Bradyrhizobium erythrophlei genome encodes:
- a CDS encoding CmcJ/NvfI family oxidoreductase translates to MGLQQSNIEALPFVTAELNYLAPTLGRPRTYAFDPPAGEPKTTALPDPRQVPIFDARLIAENISLDREGFALVRHPTRVRDFYDDKEVRDVYYPAAEAFLKATLKADRVFIFDHTVRKRVEGAADVRGGGPRQPATRVHVDQTDVSGANRVREHLPEEADELLKGRVQVINLWRPIRGPLRDAPLAMCDGQTVAPGDLVASDLIYPSRKGETYSVKYNPNHRWFYVPEMTADEALLLKCYDSATDGRTRFGPHTAFVDPTTPADAALRESIELRTLVFHKS, encoded by the coding sequence ATGGGCCTGCAGCAGTCAAACATCGAAGCGCTTCCGTTCGTGACAGCCGAGCTAAACTATCTGGCTCCAACATTGGGCAGACCGCGAACCTATGCATTCGATCCCCCGGCGGGCGAACCTAAGACTACGGCCTTGCCGGATCCACGCCAGGTCCCCATTTTCGATGCGCGTTTGATTGCCGAAAATATTTCACTGGACCGTGAAGGTTTCGCGCTGGTTCGTCACCCGACCAGGGTGAGGGACTTCTACGACGATAAAGAGGTTAGGGACGTCTACTATCCCGCCGCAGAAGCATTCCTCAAGGCGACGCTCAAGGCCGACCGCGTTTTTATTTTTGACCACACCGTGCGGAAGAGGGTCGAAGGTGCGGCGGATGTACGTGGCGGCGGTCCACGGCAACCCGCGACGCGTGTCCATGTCGATCAGACCGATGTCTCTGGTGCAAACCGAGTGCGCGAGCATTTGCCTGAAGAAGCCGACGAACTCCTGAAGGGACGCGTGCAGGTCATCAACCTTTGGCGGCCGATCCGTGGACCGTTACGCGATGCGCCGCTGGCCATGTGCGACGGGCAGACCGTAGCACCGGGTGATCTCGTCGCTTCCGACCTGATCTATCCCAGCCGAAAGGGGGAAACCTATTCGGTGAAGTACAACCCCAACCATCGCTGGTTCTATGTTCCGGAAATGACAGCGGACGAAGCGCTGCTGCTGAAGTGTTACGATTCGGCAACCGACGGACGGACGCGATTTGGGCCGCATACAGCGTTCGTCGATCCGACAACGCCGGCCGACGCGGCGCTGCGTGAGAGCATCGAACTGCGGACGCTGGTGTTTCACAAATCTTGA
- a CDS encoding adenylate/guanylate cyclase domain-containing protein has product MVQERPSRVERRLSAILAGDVAGYSRLMHNDEEATHAKLSALLLEAVNPAIAEHGGRIVKNTGDGFLAEFPSAVEAVRAAMQFQARVNEITIGDAEDRRIAFRVGINIGDVIVEPHDIFGDGVNIAARLESIAEPGGICISSSAHDHVQGKVGVEFADMGEQKLKNIPRPVRAYAVVGEKPGEATHAERGRSGAPSAPRLSIVVLPFANLSGDPEQDYFVDGVTESLTTDLSRISSSFVIGRHTAFTYKAKAVDLKQIGHELNVCYILEGSVQRSGNRLRINVQLVDAETGTHLWAERFDKLFADLFDVQDEIVSRLANTLDAQLTDEEARRSERSLHPSSMDLYFQGRASWNKGWTPETMAQARGFFERALALDPGNIEAMVGTAVVDTVVGTNFFTDDRAAYLAAAEATVVKALSHAPYHAFAHLVLGAVQIATNRAVDGIAECERALALDRNLAEAHAQIGFAKYVMGRGAETEAHINEAFRLSPRDVSAYRWMSMVGFAKMQLSEDAEAVGWFHRSIEANRNHPFAHFWLAAALALLGSLDRASAAAKAGLAILPSFTIRRFRDGAQSDNPTFLAKRERAYQGMRMAGIPEG; this is encoded by the coding sequence ATGGTGCAAGAGCGGCCAAGTCGGGTCGAACGCAGATTGTCGGCTATATTGGCCGGCGACGTGGCTGGCTACTCGCGGCTCATGCACAATGACGAAGAGGCTACGCATGCCAAACTGAGCGCACTCCTACTGGAGGCGGTCAACCCAGCAATCGCCGAACACGGCGGCCGCATCGTGAAGAACACGGGGGACGGGTTCTTGGCCGAGTTTCCGAGTGCGGTCGAGGCCGTTCGGGCTGCCATGCAGTTTCAGGCCCGCGTCAACGAGATTACAATCGGCGATGCGGAAGACCGGCGCATTGCTTTCCGTGTGGGCATCAATATCGGTGACGTAATTGTTGAACCGCATGACATCTTTGGGGATGGGGTGAATATTGCGGCACGGCTTGAGAGCATCGCAGAACCCGGCGGTATCTGCATCTCGTCTTCTGCCCACGATCATGTTCAAGGCAAGGTCGGGGTTGAGTTTGCCGATATGGGCGAGCAGAAGCTAAAAAACATCCCCCGTCCGGTCCGGGCCTATGCCGTGGTCGGGGAAAAACCGGGCGAAGCTACCCACGCTGAACGCGGAAGGTCGGGTGCGCCTTCAGCACCTCGTCTTTCTATTGTTGTGCTGCCTTTCGCCAATCTCAGCGGTGATCCGGAGCAAGACTACTTCGTCGATGGAGTGACCGAGAGCCTGACCACGGACTTGTCCCGGATCAGCAGCTCGTTCGTCATCGGCCGACACACCGCATTCACGTACAAAGCCAAGGCGGTCGATCTCAAGCAGATCGGCCACGAGTTGAACGTTTGCTACATTCTCGAAGGGTCGGTGCAGCGGAGCGGCAATCGACTTCGCATAAACGTTCAGCTCGTAGACGCAGAAACCGGCACGCATTTATGGGCCGAACGTTTTGACAAGCTTTTCGCCGATTTGTTCGATGTACAGGACGAGATTGTATCAAGGCTTGCCAACACGCTAGATGCTCAGCTCACTGATGAGGAGGCGAGGCGATCCGAACGATCACTTCATCCCAGTTCAATGGACTTGTATTTCCAAGGTAGAGCTTCGTGGAACAAGGGGTGGACGCCCGAAACCATGGCACAAGCGCGCGGCTTTTTTGAACGAGCGCTAGCGCTCGATCCCGGAAATATCGAGGCGATGGTCGGCACGGCGGTTGTCGATACGGTCGTTGGAACGAACTTCTTCACCGACGACCGGGCCGCGTATCTCGCCGCGGCCGAAGCAACGGTGGTGAAGGCGCTATCGCACGCGCCGTATCATGCCTTCGCCCACTTGGTCTTGGGGGCCGTGCAAATTGCTACGAACCGCGCGGTCGATGGTATTGCTGAGTGCGAGAGAGCCTTAGCGCTGGACCGTAATTTAGCTGAGGCGCACGCGCAAATCGGCTTCGCTAAGTATGTTATGGGCCGCGGCGCCGAGACTGAGGCGCATATCAACGAAGCATTTCGCCTTTCGCCTCGCGATGTCTCCGCTTACCGCTGGATGTCGATGGTCGGCTTCGCCAAGATGCAGCTTTCGGAGGATGCTGAAGCGGTCGGCTGGTTCCACCGCAGCATCGAAGCGAACCGAAATCATCCATTCGCGCATTTCTGGCTCGCCGCTGCGTTAGCGCTGCTTGGCTCGCTGGATCGGGCGAGCGCCGCTGCAAAGGCAGGGCTTGCTATTCTTCCAAGCTTTACCATCCGCCGCTTCCGCGACGGCGCACAGAGTGACAATCCAACCTTCCTCGCCAAACGCGAGCGCGCCTATCAGGGCATGCGTATGGCCGGGATACCGGAGGGGTGA
- a CDS encoding DUF1127 domain-containing protein: MEQTAASTRRVSSFFKRYWDAFQERRKERRKRQGERAELYRLNDWELTDIGVTRGEIEYVVSNRSFDREESGPPVR, from the coding sequence TTGGAACAGACGGCCGCATCGACGCGGCGTGTCTCCAGCTTCTTCAAGAGATATTGGGATGCGTTTCAGGAACGGCGCAAAGAACGGCGCAAACGACAGGGGGAACGCGCCGAGTTGTACCGCCTGAACGACTGGGAGCTCACGGATATCGGCGTGACGCGCGGTGAGATCGAATATGTCGTCTCGAATCGGTCCTTCGACCGCGAGGAGTCCGGTCCGCCGGTTCGATGA
- a CDS encoding winged helix-turn-helix domain-containing tetratricopeptide repeat protein, translating into MRYLFEEYAFDTDRRELHRGADVVSVAPQVFDLLDYLIRNRERVVSKDNLINAIWNGRSVSDAALTTRLNVARSAIGDSGEEQRLIKTLPRKGVRFVGQVREAQGPAGPATADNAIEPPRPALTLPDKPSIAILPFTNLSSDPEQEYFADGMVEDIITALSRFKALFVIARNSSFTYKGRAVDVKQVGRELGVRYVLEGSVRKAANRVRITGQLVDTATGAHLWADRFDGGLGDIFDLQDQVTESVVGAIGPVVEKAEIERAKRKPTESLDAYALNLRGLAAFYQLGNRQANDEALRLFNSAIALDPDFASAYGRAAFCHAYAKTNGWISVTPNEIAEVARLAQRAVELGKDDAIVLTASAWALAYVVHDLEAGAALIDRALVLNSNLAEAWFRGGWMKIWLGEPEPAIERFARAMRLSPLDPWVTGMRNGTANSYFFLGRYDEAASWAAMALQDNPDHQPGLRIAAASNAMAGRPEQAHKAVARMRQLNPALRVSTLKDVVGPFRRAEDLSRLEEGLRQAGLPE; encoded by the coding sequence TTGCGCTATCTCTTCGAGGAGTATGCATTCGACACCGACCGGCGCGAGCTGCATCGCGGGGCGGACGTCGTCTCCGTCGCGCCACAGGTATTCGACCTGCTCGACTACCTGATCCGCAACAGGGAGCGCGTCGTCAGCAAAGACAACCTCATCAACGCCATTTGGAACGGGCGCAGCGTGTCCGATGCAGCGCTGACCACACGCCTCAATGTCGCCCGGAGTGCAATCGGCGATTCCGGCGAGGAGCAGCGCCTCATCAAGACCTTGCCGCGCAAGGGCGTTCGTTTCGTTGGACAAGTGCGGGAAGCGCAGGGACCTGCAGGCCCGGCAACGGCTGACAACGCGATAGAACCGCCGAGGCCGGCCCTCACGCTGCCCGATAAACCCTCGATCGCCATTCTCCCCTTCACCAACCTGAGCTCCGATCCGGAGCAGGAATATTTCGCGGACGGAATGGTCGAGGACATCATCACGGCGCTGTCCAGGTTCAAGGCGCTGTTCGTCATCGCCCGCAATTCGAGCTTCACCTACAAGGGGCGCGCCGTCGACGTGAAGCAGGTCGGGCGAGAGCTAGGGGTGCGTTACGTGCTGGAAGGGAGCGTTCGCAAGGCGGCAAACCGGGTGCGCATCACGGGACAGCTCGTCGATACCGCCACTGGGGCACATCTTTGGGCAGACCGGTTTGATGGTGGGCTCGGCGACATCTTCGATCTGCAGGACCAGGTCACTGAGAGCGTTGTCGGGGCGATCGGGCCGGTGGTGGAGAAGGCCGAGATCGAGCGTGCCAAGCGCAAGCCGACCGAGAGTCTCGACGCCTATGCCCTCAATTTACGCGGTTTGGCCGCGTTCTATCAGCTTGGCAACCGGCAAGCGAACGACGAGGCATTGCGCCTGTTTAACAGCGCAATCGCACTCGACCCAGATTTTGCGTCCGCCTACGGCCGTGCTGCCTTTTGCCACGCCTATGCGAAGACCAATGGCTGGATTTCAGTCACCCCGAACGAGATTGCCGAAGTGGCGAGGCTCGCTCAGCGGGCGGTGGAGTTGGGCAAGGATGACGCGATCGTGCTCACCGCCAGCGCATGGGCGCTAGCTTATGTTGTTCACGATCTCGAGGCAGGTGCCGCCTTAATCGATCGCGCGCTTGTGCTCAATTCCAATTTGGCCGAGGCATGGTTTCGCGGCGGCTGGATGAAAATCTGGCTTGGCGAGCCGGAACCGGCGATCGAGCGCTTCGCGCGTGCCATGCGCCTGAGCCCACTTGATCCGTGGGTGACAGGTATGCGAAACGGGACCGCGAATTCATATTTCTTCCTGGGCCGCTATGACGAGGCGGCATCGTGGGCGGCAATGGCATTGCAGGACAATCCGGACCATCAACCTGGATTACGCATCGCCGCCGCAAGCAACGCAATGGCCGGACGGCCGGAGCAAGCACACAAGGCAGTGGCTCGGATGCGGCAACTCAATCCCGCGCTACGTGTTTCCACTCTTAAGGACGTGGTGGGCCCTTTTAGGCGCGCCGAAGACCTCTCGCGATTGGAAGAAGGATTGCGGCAAGCCGGGCTGCCCGAATGA
- a CDS encoding ABC transporter substrate-binding protein, translating into MWLIATLTLSIFVASVAARESWAQKPGKVYRVGVVVVLPPNLLPPNAPRPSFPGGPLGRALLDRLANHGYIEGKNLVIEARFGGYERLAELAAELERLHVDVIFTGGTKASRIVSDAVKETPLVIHSCDPFEHVARLARPEGNLTGVTCMTTELSPKRLELLKEVVPNAVRVDYLSDPDDAPPGLKLTQDAAPRLGIKLHVTDVQAADRLQTWGESDLRIALSAVAKEHPDALFVYPDPILIAERKQIAEFAVTNRLPTMFAFREFVDAGGLMSYGSSLREMGASAAELVAKILDGTRPSELPVEQATRFELVINLKTASSASPFHPRCSPAPTR; encoded by the coding sequence GTGTGGCTCATCGCGACCCTGACCCTCAGCATCTTCGTCGCGTCGGTCGCCGCCAGAGAGAGCTGGGCGCAGAAACCTGGAAAGGTATATCGAGTGGGCGTGGTGGTTGTCCTCCCGCCCAATCTTCTCCCGCCTAATGCTCCGCGGCCGTCGTTTCCAGGCGGTCCGTTGGGCCGCGCGCTTCTGGATCGGCTGGCCAACCACGGCTACATTGAGGGAAAGAACCTCGTCATCGAAGCGCGGTTCGGAGGATACGAGCGATTGGCGGAACTTGCAGCGGAGTTAGAGCGCCTCCACGTCGACGTCATCTTCACTGGCGGCACGAAGGCGAGCCGGATCGTCAGCGACGCGGTGAAGGAGACGCCGCTGGTGATCCACTCTTGCGACCCGTTCGAGCATGTCGCTCGGCTCGCGCGACCAGAGGGCAACCTTACCGGAGTGACCTGCATGACCACGGAGCTGAGCCCGAAAAGGCTCGAGTTGCTCAAAGAGGTGGTCCCGAACGCGGTCCGGGTGGACTACCTGTCCGACCCGGACGACGCCCCGCCCGGGCTCAAACTGACGCAGGACGCTGCTCCGCGCCTGGGGATCAAGCTCCACGTCACCGACGTGCAGGCCGCGGACCGCCTGCAGACCTGGGGCGAGTCGGATCTTAGGATCGCCTTGAGCGCGGTCGCGAAGGAGCACCCCGACGCGTTGTTCGTCTACCCCGACCCGATCCTCATAGCGGAGCGGAAGCAGATCGCGGAGTTCGCGGTGACGAATCGCTTGCCCACGATGTTCGCGTTCCGTGAGTTCGTCGACGCCGGCGGCCTCATGTCATACGGGTCCAGCCTCCGCGAGATGGGAGCCTCGGCCGCCGAGCTGGTCGCGAAGATTCTGGACGGCACCAGACCGAGTGAGCTGCCGGTGGAGCAAGCGACACGGTTCGAGCTGGTGATTAACCTCAAGACCGCAAGCTCGGCCTCACCATTCCACCCTCGCTGCTCGCCCGCGCCGACGAGGTGA